A window of Longimicrobium sp. contains these coding sequences:
- a CDS encoding aconitase family protein codes for MIESLLSRTIETLPPEVRLEGRILFLVDDPELVRRQLEGEDVELTDEVRALLRDNISTDEITPAYICYYFDETLGEFPYLGLKAGDQFPIKQGSVKKGGFVASVSGRRRGKGSSREQSPYAEMMAGIKVVIAENIERIYRENCQNLGVLTSTNFELVERIRSGETIPLTEFTDGADEITRGIIEHGGLFNYNVARLQGKVNTPPISCHHGMPGDAPAPTDADDVRAMRGSGEGNLPGPGPDTGVDYAAAQFVATSTSNVESDKLTAPEGHAHGRRARPMTIAEKIFARHWVKDLARGEIGVEWVQPGDSGFVQTDIRFSHEYVTPMSAIFFEQLVGPDERVLEPESILFFRDHLTFLKDAMSPERVQLGLLDVANQLEVKQREFAEKQGVRLYGELGHGKHGSEAICHSKILEAYALPGHVIIGSDSHTPHAGAVGCVAFGVGTTAIFNSWITKDVRVEVPKSFRVVVTGEKPENVTAKDFMLEILRHPYIKDGHAIGQIIEYAGPAVESLSVDERATMTNMAAEVGAFTGLVAPDAKTVEYLVQQRGMDRAEAEALCEGLFSDEGAEYVKTIEIDASRLRPMIALPGDPGNGMYVEEMAETVRIDIAYAGSCTAGKKEDMDMYARVLREAHERGERKPDHVQLYIQCGSQEVYAYCQEQGYDRVFEAVGATFIEPSCGACINAGPGVSRKPTDVTVSAINRNFPGRSGPGQLYLASPYTVAASAMAGYITAYEPLGEPAGV; via the coding sequence ATGATCGAATCGCTTCTTTCCCGTACGATCGAAACGCTTCCGCCGGAGGTACGGCTGGAAGGGCGCATCCTCTTCCTAGTGGACGACCCCGAGCTGGTGCGCCGCCAGCTGGAGGGCGAGGACGTCGAGCTGACCGACGAGGTGCGCGCACTGCTGCGCGACAACATCTCGACCGACGAGATCACGCCGGCGTACATCTGCTACTACTTCGACGAGACGCTGGGCGAGTTCCCGTACCTGGGGCTCAAGGCCGGCGACCAGTTCCCCATCAAGCAGGGGAGCGTCAAGAAGGGCGGCTTCGTGGCCTCGGTCAGCGGGCGGCGGCGCGGCAAGGGGTCGTCGCGCGAGCAGAGCCCGTACGCGGAGATGATGGCCGGGATCAAGGTGGTGATCGCCGAGAACATCGAGCGCATCTACCGCGAGAACTGCCAGAACCTGGGCGTCCTCACCTCCACCAACTTCGAGCTGGTGGAGCGCATCCGCAGCGGCGAGACGATCCCGCTCACCGAGTTCACGGACGGGGCGGACGAAATCACGCGCGGGATCATCGAGCACGGCGGGCTCTTCAACTACAACGTGGCTCGTCTTCAGGGGAAGGTGAACACGCCGCCCATCTCCTGCCACCACGGGATGCCCGGCGACGCGCCCGCCCCCACCGACGCGGACGACGTGCGCGCCATGCGCGGGAGCGGCGAGGGGAACCTTCCCGGCCCCGGGCCGGACACCGGCGTGGACTACGCGGCGGCGCAGTTCGTGGCCACGTCGACGTCCAACGTGGAGTCGGACAAGCTGACGGCGCCCGAGGGGCACGCGCACGGCCGCCGGGCGCGCCCCATGACGATCGCGGAGAAGATCTTTGCGCGGCACTGGGTCAAGGACCTGGCGCGCGGCGAGATCGGCGTGGAGTGGGTGCAGCCGGGCGACTCGGGATTCGTGCAGACGGACATCCGCTTCAGCCACGAGTACGTGACGCCGATGTCGGCCATCTTCTTCGAGCAGCTGGTGGGGCCGGACGAGCGGGTGCTGGAGCCGGAGTCGATCCTCTTCTTCCGCGACCACCTGACCTTCCTCAAGGACGCCATGTCGCCGGAGCGCGTGCAGCTCGGGCTGCTGGACGTGGCGAACCAGCTCGAGGTGAAGCAGCGCGAGTTCGCGGAGAAGCAGGGGGTGCGGCTGTACGGCGAGCTGGGGCACGGGAAGCACGGCTCCGAGGCGATCTGCCACAGCAAGATCCTGGAGGCGTACGCGCTTCCCGGCCACGTCATCATCGGCTCGGACAGCCACACGCCGCACGCGGGGGCGGTGGGGTGCGTGGCGTTCGGCGTGGGGACGACGGCGATCTTCAACTCGTGGATCACCAAGGACGTGCGCGTCGAGGTGCCGAAGTCGTTCCGCGTCGTCGTGACGGGTGAGAAGCCTGAGAACGTGACGGCCAAGGACTTCATGCTGGAGATCCTGCGCCACCCGTACATCAAGGACGGGCACGCGATCGGCCAGATCATCGAGTACGCCGGGCCGGCCGTGGAGTCGCTCTCCGTGGACGAGCGCGCCACCATGACCAACATGGCGGCCGAGGTGGGCGCCTTCACCGGCCTCGTGGCGCCGGACGCCAAGACGGTGGAGTACCTGGTGCAGCAACGCGGGATGGATCGCGCCGAGGCCGAGGCGCTCTGCGAGGGGCTCTTCTCGGATGAGGGCGCGGAGTACGTGAAGACGATCGAGATCGACGCGTCGCGGCTCCGCCCCATGATCGCGCTTCCCGGCGACCCGGGGAACGGGATGTACGTAGAGGAGATGGCGGAGACGGTGCGCATCGACATCGCGTACGCGGGGAGCTGCACGGCCGGGAAGAAGGAGGACATGGACATGTACGCCCGCGTCCTGCGCGAGGCGCACGAGCGCGGCGAGCGCAAGCCGGACCACGTGCAGCTCTACATCCAGTGCGGCTCGCAGGAGGTGTACGCGTACTGCCAGGAGCAGGGGTACGACCGCGTCTTCGAGGCGGTGGGGGCCACCTTCATCGAGCCGTCGTGCGGCGCCTGCATCAACGCGGGCCCGGGCGTCAGCCGTAAGCCGACGGACGTGACGGTGAGCGCCATCAACCGCAACTTCCCCGGGCGCTCGGGGCCGGGGCAGCTCTACCTGGCCTCGCCCTACACCGTGGCGGCGTCGGCGATGGCGGGGTACATCACCGCCTACGAGCCGCTGGGCGAGCCCGCCGGCGTCTAG
- a CDS encoding AIM24 family protein, translating into MPVQTVHEFVAATSQKEDARGKFEMENPYTLEVNLDGRVWCKMGAMIGYVGAVKFTRQGALEQGLGNLLKKMVTGEGATLMKMEGRGRVYLAEAGKRIQVLNLGAGETIFVNGNDLLALEDGMSYEIKMMRRVAGMASGGLFNIRVSGPGMVAITTHYNPITLRVTPGQPVFTDPNATVAWSGDLTPGIHTDISFKTLIGRGSGESIQLRFEGNGWVVLQPFEEVYMQADSK; encoded by the coding sequence ATGCCCGTCCAGACCGTACACGAGTTCGTCGCCGCCACCAGCCAGAAGGAGGACGCTCGTGGCAAGTTCGAGATGGAGAACCCGTACACGCTGGAGGTGAACCTCGACGGGCGCGTGTGGTGCAAGATGGGCGCGATGATCGGCTACGTGGGCGCCGTCAAGTTCACGCGGCAGGGGGCGCTGGAGCAGGGGCTGGGCAACCTGCTCAAGAAGATGGTTACCGGCGAGGGCGCCACGCTCATGAAGATGGAGGGCCGCGGCCGAGTGTACCTGGCCGAGGCCGGCAAGCGCATCCAGGTGCTGAACCTGGGCGCGGGCGAGACCATCTTCGTGAACGGCAACGACCTGCTGGCGCTGGAAGACGGGATGAGCTACGAGATCAAGATGATGCGGCGCGTGGCGGGGATGGCGTCCGGCGGGCTCTTCAACATCCGCGTCAGCGGGCCGGGGATGGTGGCGATCACGACGCACTACAACCCCATCACCCTGCGCGTGACGCCCGGCCAGCCCGTCTTCACCGACCCCAACGCCACCGTCGCCTGGTCCGGCGACCTGACGCCGGGCATCCACACCGACATCTCCTTCAAGACGCTGATCGGGCGCGGGAGCGGCGAGTCAATCCAGCTTCGTTTCGAGGGGAACGGCTGGGTGGTGCTGCAGCCGTTCGAGGAGGTCTACATGCAGGCCGATTCGAAGTAG
- a CDS encoding histidine triad nucleotide-binding protein — MTDCIFCKIAAGEIPSKLVYQDEHVVAFPDIHPAAPVHVLVVPRKHVQSVAHLADTDLELAGRLLLAARSVAQQAGVADTGYRVVINIGDEGGQTVPHLHLHVIGGRQLTGHGTA, encoded by the coding sequence ATGACCGACTGCATCTTTTGCAAGATCGCCGCGGGTGAGATCCCGTCGAAGCTGGTGTACCAGGACGAGCACGTCGTCGCCTTCCCGGACATCCACCCGGCGGCCCCGGTGCACGTGCTGGTGGTCCCCCGCAAGCACGTCCAGTCCGTCGCCCACCTCGCGGACACGGACCTGGAGCTCGCCGGCCGCCTCCTCCTCGCCGCGCGCAGCGTCGCGCAGCAGGCAGGCGTCGCGGATACCGGCTACCGCGTCGTCATCAACATCGGCGACGAGGGCGGCCAGACGGTGCCGCACCTGCACCTCCACGTCATCGGCGGCCGCCAGCTCACGGGGCACGGCACGGCCTGA
- a CDS encoding 50S ribosomal protein L11 methyltransferase: MSAPDRWLVLSVRLEDPDLRALAGEALVGLGAGAVQETTDALVTYLAPPEDPDALVEQARAALADALPDGASPELLWHWQENEDWARTWKQGLAPRVLSPRLVVKPTWTEWDAAPGQIVLDVDPQMAFGTGEHATTRGCLRLLDRVVREGDRVLDVGSGSAILAIAAVRLGAAEAVAVEYDPDANINALENIEQNGTAGRVRIVEALAEPGMMAELGRFDLVLANILSGVIRPLLPAFRDALGGGPDGRLIVSGILLSEHADVLRDAEAAGFRMQTTDEEDEWWSALLVPVASSARTP, translated from the coding sequence GTGAGCGCTCCCGACCGCTGGCTCGTGCTGTCGGTGCGGCTGGAGGATCCCGATCTGCGCGCGCTGGCCGGCGAGGCGCTCGTCGGGCTCGGCGCCGGGGCGGTGCAGGAGACGACCGACGCGCTCGTCACCTACCTCGCGCCGCCCGAAGACCCGGACGCGCTCGTCGAACAGGCGCGCGCCGCTCTCGCGGACGCGCTGCCGGACGGCGCATCTCCCGAGCTCTTGTGGCACTGGCAGGAGAACGAGGACTGGGCCCGCACCTGGAAGCAGGGGCTGGCCCCGCGCGTCCTGTCGCCGCGCCTGGTGGTGAAGCCGACGTGGACGGAGTGGGACGCCGCCCCCGGCCAGATCGTGCTCGACGTGGATCCGCAGATGGCGTTCGGGACCGGCGAGCACGCCACCACGCGCGGCTGCCTCCGCCTGCTCGACCGCGTGGTGCGCGAGGGTGACCGGGTGCTGGACGTCGGCTCCGGCTCCGCCATCCTCGCCATCGCGGCGGTGCGGCTCGGCGCGGCGGAGGCGGTCGCGGTGGAGTACGATCCCGACGCCAACATCAACGCGCTGGAGAACATCGAGCAGAACGGCACCGCCGGCCGCGTCCGCATCGTGGAGGCACTCGCCGAGCCGGGGATGATGGCGGAGCTGGGCCGCTTCGACCTGGTGCTCGCCAACATCCTGAGCGGCGTCATCCGCCCGCTCCTCCCCGCCTTCCGCGACGCGCTGGGCGGTGGACCCGACGGGCGGCTGATCGTGAGCGGCATCCTCCTCAGCGAGCACGCCGACGTCCTGCGCGACGCCGAGGCCGCCGGCTTCCGCATGCAGACCACCGACGAGGAGGACGAGTGGTGGAGCGCCCTCCTGGTGCCGGTCGCATCCTCCGCGAGAACTCCATGA
- the dnaJ gene encoding molecular chaperone DnaJ: MRDYYEILAVERTADGEAIKKAYRKLALQYHPDRNGGDKEAEEKFKEATEAYEVLRDADKRSTYDRFGHAGVKGRAGGGGGQQYGGFGFEDALNIFMRDFGGFGGLEDLFGGGAGRGRGGAQRGKDLQIKLTVTLPEVASGVKKTVKIRALDACSKCSGAGSEDPSGPTTCPGCQGAGQVRRVQRSVFGQFVSASVCPQCQGAGQIIKNPCKKCGGDGRERGEQTLEIQIPAGVSTNNYLTLRGQGNAGPRNGPRGDVIAVIEVEDDPRFEREDTDLVFDLPLSFSAAALGQEVDVPTVYGDERVRIPAGTQSGDVLTLRGKGLPQLGGGPKGDQHVRIHVWTPTELSAEQEELFRRLAELEGPVPTGDRPTGFWSRVKDVFAA; encoded by the coding sequence ATGAGAGACTACTACGAGATTCTTGCGGTGGAGCGTACCGCGGACGGCGAAGCAATCAAGAAGGCGTACCGCAAGCTCGCCCTCCAGTACCACCCCGACCGCAACGGCGGGGACAAGGAGGCGGAAGAGAAGTTCAAGGAGGCCACCGAAGCGTACGAGGTGCTCCGCGACGCCGACAAGCGCTCCACCTACGACCGCTTCGGCCACGCGGGCGTCAAGGGACGCGCGGGCGGCGGCGGGGGGCAGCAGTACGGCGGCTTCGGCTTCGAGGACGCGCTCAACATCTTCATGCGCGACTTCGGCGGCTTCGGCGGGCTGGAGGACCTCTTCGGCGGCGGGGCGGGGCGCGGGCGCGGCGGGGCGCAGCGCGGCAAGGACCTGCAGATCAAGCTGACCGTCACCCTTCCCGAGGTGGCCAGCGGGGTCAAGAAGACGGTCAAGATCCGCGCGCTGGACGCCTGCTCCAAGTGCAGCGGCGCCGGCTCCGAAGACCCGTCCGGTCCCACCACCTGCCCGGGGTGCCAGGGGGCGGGGCAGGTGCGCCGGGTGCAGCGCAGCGTTTTCGGCCAGTTCGTCAGCGCCAGCGTCTGCCCGCAGTGCCAGGGCGCGGGGCAGATCATCAAGAACCCGTGCAAGAAGTGCGGGGGCGACGGCCGCGAGCGCGGCGAGCAGACGCTCGAGATCCAGATCCCGGCCGGCGTCAGCACCAACAACTACCTGACCCTGCGCGGCCAGGGGAACGCGGGCCCGCGCAACGGACCGCGCGGCGACGTGATCGCGGTGATCGAGGTGGAGGACGATCCGCGCTTCGAGCGCGAGGACACCGACCTCGTCTTCGACCTCCCGCTCTCCTTCAGCGCCGCGGCGCTGGGGCAGGAGGTGGACGTCCCCACCGTGTACGGCGACGAGCGCGTGCGCATCCCCGCCGGCACCCAGAGCGGCGACGTGCTCACGCTCCGCGGCAAGGGCCTTCCGCAGCTCGGCGGAGGCCCCAAAGGCGACCAGCACGTCCGCATCCACGTGTGGACGCCGACGGAGCTTTCCGCCGAGCAGGAGGAGCTCTTCCGCCGCCTCGCAGAGCTTGAGGGCCCCGTGCCGACCGGCGACCGGCCGACCGGTTTCTGGAGCCGGGTCAAGGACGTGTTCGCCGCGTGA
- the hrcA gene encoding heat-inducible transcriptional repressor HrcA, with translation MTEQPLSEREHEVLEAVIRTYVETAEPAGSRMVARRFGLGISPATVRNTMSDLEEKGYLFHPHTSAGRVPTDLAYRLYVDVLMCRTPLTSGEELAIRRELAAGAGEGAAIEQLVRRAAQVVGLLTQELGVAMAPRLDEAVLERLDLVPLGEAKVLLVLRLRAAGVRTIYVDVPTLIAPTTLESVGRVLNERLGGLTLGEIRATLPERLRDTVSSGRGEAELLNVFMQQADEWFAAPAHGDADLHLGRASVLADQPEFASGDRLRALMELTERRDLLKRVVGTRAAGGLNVTIGVEHDDPALSNFTLVTSEYRSGDLKGVIGVIGPTRMPYERVVALVDTTSTLISELLG, from the coding sequence ATGACCGAGCAGCCGCTCAGCGAGCGCGAGCACGAGGTGCTGGAGGCGGTGATCCGCACGTACGTGGAGACCGCCGAGCCCGCCGGGAGCCGCATGGTGGCCCGGCGCTTCGGGCTGGGGATCTCTCCGGCCACGGTGCGCAACACCATGAGCGACCTGGAGGAGAAGGGCTACCTCTTCCACCCGCACACCTCCGCCGGCCGCGTCCCCACCGACCTGGCCTACCGGCTGTACGTGGACGTGCTCATGTGCCGCACCCCGCTCACCTCCGGCGAGGAGCTCGCCATCCGCCGCGAGCTGGCGGCCGGGGCGGGGGAGGGGGCGGCCATCGAGCAGCTGGTGCGCAGGGCCGCGCAGGTGGTGGGGCTGCTCACGCAGGAGCTTGGGGTGGCGATGGCGCCGCGGCTGGACGAGGCCGTGCTGGAGCGGCTGGACCTCGTGCCGCTCGGCGAGGCCAAAGTGCTCCTGGTGCTGCGCCTGCGCGCCGCCGGGGTGCGCACCATCTACGTGGACGTGCCCACGCTCATCGCGCCCACGACGCTGGAGTCGGTGGGGCGGGTGCTGAACGAGCGGCTGGGCGGGCTCACGCTGGGGGAGATCCGCGCCACCCTCCCCGAGCGGCTGCGCGACACCGTATCATCCGGCCGCGGCGAGGCGGAGCTGCTCAACGTCTTCATGCAGCAGGCCGACGAGTGGTTCGCGGCGCCCGCGCACGGCGACGCGGACCTGCACCTGGGGCGCGCCTCGGTGCTGGCCGACCAGCCGGAGTTCGCCAGCGGCGACCGGCTGCGCGCCCTGATGGAGCTCACCGAGCGGCGCGACCTCCTCAAGCGAGTGGTGGGGACGCGCGCGGCCGGCGGCCTCAACGTCACCATCGGCGTGGAGCACGACGACCCGGCGCTCTCCAACTTCACCCTGGTGACCTCCGAGTACCGTTCCGGCGACCTCAAGGGCGTCATCGGGGTGATCGGGCCCACCCGGATGCCGTACGAGCGCGTGGTGGCGCTGGTGGACACCACTTCGACGCTAATTTCCGAACTTCTCGGCTGA
- the hemW gene encoding radical SAM family heme chaperone HemW, whose protein sequence is MSSGPSALYVHVPFCVRRCSYCDFAVQATREAPTAEWLDAIVGEMRLLVDERGWTEPLALDTVYIGGGTPSLLGPGAMAELRERLAPFATWSDAAEWACEANPESFTAATASDWRAAGVNRISLGAQTFHEPALRWMGRMHGVDGPRRAMDAAREAGFGNVSVDLIFGLPQRLGRDWGADLHHALTLEPEHISLYGLTAEAAAPLGRWVLEGRETLADDDRYADEYLLAHRHLTAAGFRHYEVSNFGLPGRESRHNGVYWTGAPYAALGPGAHAFYPPLRRWNVRSWDTYRDSIAAGRLPVDDEETVDDETRALEGAWLGLRTDSGYPLAAACDAELRLAAAWRARGLAQGDDAILRLTAEGWLLLDRLAVELAEAAEGRAVLAG, encoded by the coding sequence TTGTCGTCTGGCCCATCCGCGCTGTACGTCCACGTTCCGTTCTGCGTGCGCCGTTGCTCGTACTGCGACTTCGCCGTGCAGGCCACGCGCGAGGCGCCCACGGCCGAGTGGCTCGACGCCATCGTTGGCGAGATGCGCCTGCTGGTGGACGAGCGCGGGTGGACGGAGCCGCTCGCGCTGGACACGGTCTACATCGGCGGCGGCACCCCGTCGCTCCTCGGGCCCGGAGCGATGGCGGAGCTGCGCGAGCGGCTGGCCCCCTTCGCCACCTGGAGCGACGCGGCGGAATGGGCGTGCGAGGCGAACCCGGAGAGCTTCACCGCGGCCACCGCCTCCGATTGGCGCGCGGCCGGCGTCAATCGCATCTCGCTGGGCGCGCAGACGTTCCACGAGCCCGCGCTGCGCTGGATGGGGCGGATGCACGGCGTCGATGGCCCGCGCCGCGCGATGGACGCCGCACGTGAGGCGGGCTTCGGCAACGTGAGCGTGGACCTGATCTTCGGCCTCCCGCAGCGCCTGGGCCGCGACTGGGGCGCGGACCTCCACCACGCGCTCACGCTGGAGCCGGAGCACATCTCCCTCTACGGCCTCACCGCGGAGGCCGCCGCGCCGCTGGGCCGCTGGGTTCTCGAGGGCCGCGAGACGCTCGCCGACGACGACCGCTACGCCGACGAGTACCTCCTTGCGCACCGCCACCTGACCGCGGCCGGCTTCCGCCACTACGAGGTCTCCAACTTCGGCCTTCCCGGCCGGGAGTCGCGCCACAACGGCGTCTACTGGACGGGCGCACCCTACGCCGCCCTCGGCCCCGGCGCGCACGCCTTCTACCCGCCGCTGCGCCGCTGGAACGTGCGAAGCTGGGACACCTACCGCGACTCCATCGCCGCCGGCCGCCTCCCGGTCGACGACGAGGAGACGGTGGACGACGAAACGCGCGCGCTGGAAGGAGCGTGGCTCGGTCTTCGCACGGACTCCGGCTACCCTCTCGCCGCCGCCTGCGACGCCGAGCTCCGCCTCGCCGCCGCCTGGCGTGCGCGGGGGCTGGCGCAGGGGGATGATGCGATCCTGCGGCTGACGGCTGAGGGGTGGCTGCTGCTGGATCGCCTGGCGGTGGAGCTGGCCGAAGCGGCGGAGGGGCGGGCGGTGCTGGCGGGATGA
- a CDS encoding lipopolysaccharide biosynthesis protein produces the protein MSEANESAAPLAEGSGVAAPSAGPGFGARLRRLGSESLVYGLSSIVGRFLSYLLTPYYAYAFTPADNGVQSVVYTYIPLASLVFLLGLEVAYMRGAAATRDADLTTRQRTFSMSFGTIAAVGAAGLALGWVAAPWLAELVKLPVYAVRYILAIVYTDALLTVPYAQLRMSNQAKRYAVLKLLFAGASIALNVVLIGVLHWDVSAIFFSNLVANLAVLLLMLPIILRLFRPATLRGAEWGPLWRYALPLIPAALAVALVENGDRMVLNALPDATARAVYGMDTKDAVGIYSFNYKLGVAMLLVVQMFRMAWTPFSLTQAKQPGAPQLFSRVLTALMIVCSGVLLAVSLFLPVLVSIPAVYHFPRTPAYWLGLSIVPVILLGYVFSGVYAVVTAGLYVERRTGVLPWIAGAGALVNLGLCMVGARFGMVAVAWATPASYALMAALGARAANRVFPVPFEWFRLVHLGAIAGAIFATDHWLLPRAIEPGSALGAAAKLLLLLAFPALLLLTRFFRAGEFAVIRRLVPGRAS, from the coding sequence GTGAGCGAAGCCAACGAATCCGCCGCGCCGCTGGCCGAGGGCTCCGGGGTCGCCGCGCCGTCCGCGGGCCCCGGCTTCGGCGCGCGTCTGCGGCGGCTCGGGTCCGAGTCGCTTGTGTACGGGCTCAGCTCCATCGTGGGCCGCTTCCTCAGCTACCTGCTGACGCCGTATTACGCCTACGCCTTCACCCCCGCGGACAACGGGGTGCAGTCTGTCGTATACACCTACATCCCGCTCGCGTCGCTGGTCTTCCTCCTGGGGCTGGAGGTGGCGTACATGCGCGGCGCTGCGGCCACCCGCGACGCGGACCTGACGACGCGGCAGCGCACCTTCAGCATGTCGTTCGGCACCATTGCGGCGGTGGGGGCGGCGGGGCTGGCGTTGGGATGGGTGGCCGCGCCCTGGCTGGCGGAGCTGGTGAAGCTCCCCGTCTACGCCGTGCGCTACATCCTGGCCATCGTGTACACGGACGCGCTCCTGACCGTCCCGTACGCACAGCTCCGGATGAGCAACCAGGCGAAGCGCTACGCCGTGCTGAAGCTGCTCTTCGCGGGGGCGAGCATCGCGCTGAACGTGGTGCTGATCGGGGTGCTGCACTGGGACGTGTCGGCGATCTTCTTCTCCAACTTGGTCGCCAACCTCGCCGTCCTGCTGCTGATGCTCCCCATCATCCTGCGCCTCTTCCGCCCCGCGACGCTGCGGGGCGCGGAGTGGGGGCCGCTCTGGCGCTACGCCCTGCCGCTGATTCCCGCGGCGCTGGCGGTGGCGCTGGTGGAGAACGGCGACCGCATGGTCCTGAACGCCCTCCCCGACGCCACCGCGCGCGCCGTGTACGGGATGGACACCAAGGACGCGGTCGGCATCTACTCCTTCAACTACAAGCTGGGCGTGGCGATGCTCCTCGTCGTGCAGATGTTCCGCATGGCGTGGACGCCCTTTTCGCTCACGCAGGCGAAGCAGCCCGGAGCGCCGCAGCTCTTTTCGCGCGTGCTGACGGCACTGATGATCGTGTGCAGTGGCGTCCTGCTGGCGGTATCGCTCTTCCTGCCCGTGCTGGTGAGCATCCCGGCCGTCTACCACTTCCCGCGCACGCCGGCGTACTGGCTGGGGCTCTCCATCGTCCCGGTGATCCTGCTGGGCTACGTGTTCAGCGGCGTGTACGCGGTGGTGACGGCGGGGCTGTACGTGGAGCGCAGGACGGGCGTGCTGCCGTGGATCGCGGGCGCGGGCGCGCTGGTGAACCTCGGGTTGTGCATGGTAGGCGCGCGGTTCGGGATGGTCGCCGTGGCGTGGGCGACCCCCGCATCGTACGCGCTGATGGCGGCGCTGGGCGCGCGGGCGGCGAACCGCGTCTTCCCGGTCCCGTTTGAATGGTTCCGGCTGGTGCACCTGGGCGCCATCGCGGGCGCCATCTTCGCGACGGACCACTGGCTCCTGCCGCGTGCGATCGAGCCCGGCTCCGCCCTCGGTGCGGCGGCCAAGCTGCTGCTACTCCTCGCGTTTCCCGCGCTGCTGCTGCTGACGCGGTTCTTCCGGGCGGGGGAGTTCGCGGTGATCCGACGGCTCGTGCCGGGGCGGGCATCGTAG
- the dprA gene encoding DNA-processing protein DprA — protein MPLDPAALEPLLRLAVVPRIGPGRIGTLLARFGTAERALNASVSAVAALPGFGAEMARRVAEAGSPAGRERARYAQQLMNRVGAVAITPDDAAYPAAFRLLPDAPFLLFASGRLELLGTAGIGVVGTRAPTPYGRQAASSLAADLVRAGYSIVSGMAKGIDAAAHAAALDAGGATVGVLGQGIDRVYPPENHRLFARMRERGLLVTELAPGEDPNAGNFPRRNRLIAALSDGVLVVEMGERSGARHTVEYTLELGREVFAVPGPIGSAASAGTNQLLKEGARLVTSAHDILEELRGVGHPAPVPPPPAPPPDLPPQEAAVFALLHGEPRHVDELATAASLPTGTLLTALLSLELRDLAESLPGKQFRRR, from the coding sequence ATGCCGCTCGATCCCGCCGCGCTGGAGCCGCTCCTCCGGCTGGCCGTGGTCCCGCGCATCGGGCCCGGCCGCATCGGCACCCTCCTGGCCCGCTTCGGTACGGCGGAGCGCGCGCTGAACGCATCCGTCTCGGCCGTCGCGGCGCTCCCCGGCTTCGGCGCGGAGATGGCTCGCCGCGTGGCGGAGGCGGGGTCGCCGGCGGGGCGCGAGCGGGCCCGCTACGCGCAGCAGCTCATGAACCGCGTCGGCGCCGTCGCCATCACGCCGGACGACGCGGCGTACCCGGCCGCCTTCCGCCTCCTTCCCGATGCGCCGTTCCTGCTCTTCGCCAGCGGCCGGCTGGAGCTGCTGGGGACGGCGGGGATCGGCGTCGTCGGCACGCGCGCGCCCACGCCGTACGGGCGCCAGGCCGCATCGTCTCTGGCGGCGGACCTGGTGCGGGCCGGCTACTCCATCGTCAGCGGAATGGCGAAGGGGATCGACGCCGCCGCGCACGCCGCCGCACTGGACGCGGGCGGCGCGACGGTGGGCGTGCTGGGGCAGGGGATCGACCGCGTCTATCCGCCCGAGAACCACCGCCTCTTCGCCCGCATGCGCGAGCGCGGCCTCCTCGTCACGGAGCTCGCTCCCGGCGAGGACCCGAACGCGGGCAACTTCCCCCGCCGCAACCGCCTGATCGCCGCGCTGAGCGACGGCGTGCTCGTGGTGGAGATGGGCGAAAGGAGCGGCGCGCGGCACACGGTGGAGTACACGCTGGAGCTGGGGCGCGAGGTCTTCGCCGTCCCGGGCCCCATCGGCTCCGCGGCGAGCGCGGGCACCAACCAGCTCCTCAAGGAAGGCGCGCGCCTCGTCACCTCCGCGCACGACATCCTCGAAGAGCTGCGCGGCGTCGGCCACCCCGCGCCCGTTCCTCCACCACCCGCGCCGCCTCCGGATCTCCCGCCACAGGAGGCGGCCGTCTTCGCCCTCCTCCACGGCGAGCCCCGCCACGTCGACGAGCTGGCCACCGCCGCGTCTCTTCCCACCGGCACGCTCCTCACCGCGCTTCTCAGCCTCGAGCTGCGGGACCTCGCCGAGTCGCTCCCCGGCAAGCAGTTCCGCCGCCGCTGA